The window GTCCGTATGCTTGCGGCAGCGGGGGCAGAACTTGCTCAGCTCCAGCTTGTCCTGGCTCTTCCGCTTGTTCTTCGTGGTCGTGTAGTTCCGCTCCTTGCAACCCGTGCACTCGAGCGAAATGATGCTGCGATTACCCTTCGGCATGACCTGAACTCTTCAGACGGCAAGAGGGGAAGGTCCACCGAGACCCTCCCCCCGGCACCGAGGTGCCTGTGTGGAATCAGTACAGCGCCAGACTAACCGATGATGTCGGCAACGACGCCGGCGCCCACCGTGCGGCCACCCTCACGGATGGCGAAGCGCAGCTCCTTCTCCATGGCGACCGGAGTG of the Stigmatella erecta genome contains:
- the rpmG gene encoding 50S ribosomal protein L33 is translated as MPKGNRSIISLECTGCKERNYTTTKNKRKSQDKLELSKFCPRCRKHTDHKEGKV